Proteins from one Carcharodon carcharias isolate sCarCar2 chromosome 19, sCarCar2.pri, whole genome shotgun sequence genomic window:
- the LOC121291480 gene encoding spliceosome RNA helicase DDX39B — MAENDVDNELLDYEDDEVENQAAGDASEVPLKKDVKGSYVSIHSSGFRDFLLKPELLRAIVDCGFEHPSEVQHECIPQAILGMDVLCQAKSGMGKTAVFVLATLQQLEPVTGQISVLVMCHTRELAFQISKEYERFSKYMPSVKVAVFFGGLSIKKDEELLKKNCPHIVVGTPGRILALARNKSLNLKHIKHFILDECDKMLEQLDMRRDVQEIFRMTPHEKQVMMFSATLSKEIRPVCRKFMQDPMEIFVDDETKLTLHGLQQYYVKLKDNEKNRKLFDLLDVLEFNQVVIFVKSVQRCIALAQLLVEQNFPAIAIHRGMPQEERLSRYQQFKDFQRRILVATNLFGRGMDIERVNIVFNYDMPEDSDTYLHRVARAGRFGTKGLAITFVSDENDAKILNDVQDRFEVNISELPDEIDISSYIEQSR, encoded by the exons ATGGCGGAAAATGACGTTGACAATGAGCTCTTGGACTATGAAGATGATGAGGTTGAGAACCAGGCAGCTGGCGATGCCTCGGAGGTGCCCCTTAAGAAGGACGTGAAGGGCTCGTACGTGTCCATCCATAGTTCCGGATTCCGAGACTTCCTGCTGAAACCAGAGTTACTGCGTGCCATTGTCGACTGCGGCTTCGAGCACCCCTCTGAAG TACAACATGAGTGCATTCCCCAAGCAATTCTGGGCATGGATGTCCTGTGCCAGGCCAAGTCTGGCATGGGAAAAACAGCGGTGTTTGTCTTGGCTACTCTCCAACAGCTTGAACCTGTCACTGGACAA ATTTCAGTCCTGGTGATGTGCCACACTCGAGAACTGGCATTCCAAATCAGCAAGGAATATGAACGATTCTCCAAGTACATGCCAAGCGTGAAG GTTGCGGTATTTTTTGGTGGGCTCTCCATTAAGAAGGATGAGGAGTTGTTGAAGAAGAACTGCCCACACATTGTGGTGGGCACCCCTGGCAGGATCCTGGCACTGGCTCGCAACAAGTCTCTGAACCTCAAACACATCAAGCACTTCATCCTGGACGAATGTGACAAGATGCTCGAGCAGCTCG ACATGCGTCGAGATGTCCAGGAGATCTTTCGCATGACTCCTCATGAGAAGCAGGTCATGATGTTCAGTGCCACACTAAGCAAGGAGATCCGCCCTGTCTGCCGCAAGTTCATGCAAGAT CCAATGGAGATCTTTGTGGACGACGAAACGAAGCTCACTCTccacggactgcagcagtactACGTGAAGCTGAAAGATAACGAAAAGAACCGCAAGCTCTTTGACCTGCTCGATGTTCTGGAATTCAACCAG GTGGTGATCTTCGTAAAGTCGGTGCAGCGGTGCATTGCCTTGGCACAGCTCTTGGTTGAGCAGAACTTCCCCGCCATAGCCATTCACCGAGGCATGCCCCAGGAGGAAAG GTTATCTCGATACCAGCAGTTCAAGGATTTCCAGCGGCGGATTCTGGTTGCCACCAACTTGTTTGGCCGTGGGATGGACATTGAGCGAGTCAACATTGTATTTAACTATGACATGCCAGAGGATTCCGACACCTACTTACACAGG GTGGCCAGAGCTGGCCGTTTCGGCACCAAGGGACTGGCTATCACATTTGTGTCAGATGAGAACGATGCCAAGATCCTCAATGACGTGCAGGACAGGTTTGAAGTGAACATCAGCGAACTGCCTGACGAGATCGATATTTCTTCATACA TTGAACAGAGCAGATAG